CGACGGCCGCAGCGTCGGCACCGACCACGACCTGCCGGCGGGCGGTTTCGACCGGGTCCTGGTCGACGCGCCCTGCACGGGGCTGGGCTCGCTGCGCCGCCGGCCGGAGTCGCGCTGGCGCCGCCAGCCCTCCGACCTGCCGCCGCTGACCAAGCTGCAGCGCGAACTGCTGGGGGCGGCGCTGCGCGCGGTACGGCCCGGCGGGCTGGTGGCTTACGTGACGTGCTCGCCGCACCTGGTCGAGACGAAGGTGAGCGTCTCCGAGGCGGTGCGCCGGGGCGGCTTCGACGTGGACTTCGTCGACGCCCGCGAGGTGCTGCCCGCCGGGATGCCCGGCCTGGGCGACGGCCCGACCGTGCAGCTGTGGCCGCACAAGCACGGCACGGACGCGATGTTCATCGCGCTGCTGCGCCGCAACGCCTGAACGCGGCGCGACCTGTCCGCACCGTGGCAGGCAACCCTGGTGTTGCGAAGGCAACCCCGAAGTCGCCTGCCACGGCCGGGCACCACCACCCGGCGGCCGGACCGCCCTGGCGTAACGGCTGACCTCTGTCGCGGCACATCGACTCGACCGGCCGAACCGGCCCCTCCCGTCGTCGGACGGCGGTAGGGGGACCGACCGAGTCAGGATCGGCTCACGCTTCGTAAGCTGATCGCGTGACTGCGGATCTCATCATCGCCCCCAGCATCCTCGCCGCCGACTTCGCCCGCCTGGCCGAGGAGGCGCGAGCGGTGCGCGGCGCGGCGGACTGGCTGCACGTGGACGTGATGGACAACCACTTCGTGCCCAACCTGACCATCGGGCCGCCGGTGGTGGAGAGCCTGCGCCGGGCCACCGACATCCCGTTCGACTGCCACCTGATGATCGAGGACCCGGTCCGCTGGGCGCCGGCGTACGCGGAGCTGGGGGCGTACAACGTCACCTTCCACGCGGAGGCGTGCGACGACCCGGTGGCGCTGGCCAAGGACCTGCGCGCGGCGGGCACGAAGGCCGGGCTCGCGATCGACCGGGACACCCCGATCGAGCCGTACCTGGAGCTGCTGCCGCACTTCGACACGCTGCTGGTGATGACCATCAAGGCGGGCTTCGGCGGGCAGGCGTTCATGCCGGAGCTGCTGGACAAGGTGCGGCTCGCCCGCCGTCACGCGAACGCGGGCCACCTGGACATCCGCATCGAGGTGGACGGCGGCATCGCCGACGCCACCATCGAGCAGGCGGCGCTGGCCGGGGCGGACGCGTTCGTCGCCGGGACGGCGGTGTACGGCGCCCACGATCCCGCGGAGGCCTGTCGTAAACTGCGTGCTCTGGCCGAGGCGGCACTCGTCCGGCAGGCCACATCGGACAGTGGGGGCACGACAGTTTGACCATCGAGCCGCAGGCAGCCGGCCATGCCGAGGTGATCCTGGTCGTCGACGACGACCCCGACATCGTGCGCGTGGTGGAGGTCAACCTGCGCCTGCACGGGTTCGACGTGATGAGCGCGCACAGCGGCGCGGAGGCGCTGGCCCTGCTGGAGCATCAGCGACCCGACCTGGCGCTGGTCGACCTGATGATGCCGGAGATGGACGGGCTGGAGCTGACCCGGCGGCTGCGGGCCGACCCGATGGTCACCGCGCTGCCCATCATCGTGCTCACCGCGAAGGCGCTCACCTCGGACAAGGTGGCGGGCCTGGCGGCGGGGGCGGACGACTACATCGTCAAGCCGTTCGACACCTCCGAGCTGATCGCCCGGGTGCGCGCCACGCTGCGCCGCAACCAGGAGGCGCGGGAGGTGTCGCCGCTGACCGGGCTGGCCGGCAACACCCGCATCCTGCGGGAGATCGCCGACCGGCTGAAGGCGGGCGACGACTACGCCGTCTGCTACGTCGACATCGACCGCTTCAAGAGCGTCAACGACGTGTACGGGTTCGGCCGGGGTGACCTGTTCATCAGCGCCCTGGCGCGCGCCATGCGCCGGGCCACGGTCGCCGCGGGGCTGCCGCCCGCGTTCCTGGGCCACGTGGGCGGCGACGACTTCGTGGTGGTCTGCCACCCGTCGCAGCTGCAGGAGATCACCACCCGGGCGATCTACGACTTCCAGAAGGCCACCGACGCGCTCTACGACCCGGTCGACTCGGCGCGCGGCTACATGGAGGTGGTGGACCGGCGCGGCAAGGTGCACGAGGTGAACATGGTCACCCTGTCCATCGGGGTGGCGCTGTCCACCAGCCGCGCCTTCGGTCATCCCAGCGAGGTGGTGGCGGTGGCCTCGGAGATGAAGTCGGCGGCCAAGAAGCACCACGGCAACTACGTGGCCATCGACCAGCGCTCGGACCGCCCGTCCCTGCCCCAGCAGCGCGTCACAGAGAGCGACACCGCCGCCGAGGCACCGCCGCCCGCGTGACAGACTTGCCGCCGGTGGCCAGAGCGTGCCGGCCGCGTGAACGCAGGGAGGACGAATCGGCATGGGGCAGCAACCCGCGGTCAGTCCGGCCGAGGACAAGGCGATGGCGCGGGCGATCGAGCTCGCCGCGCGGGGTCTCGGCACCACCAGCCCCAACCCGGTGGTGGGCTGCGTGCTGCTGGACGCCGCGGGCCAGGTCGTGGGCGAGGGCTTCCACGTGTACGCGGGCGGCCCGCACGCCGAGATCGTGGCGCTGGCCCAGGCCGGTGAGAAGGCCCGGGGCGGCACCGCCGTGGTCACGCTGGAGCCGTGCAACCACACCGGCCGCACCGGCCCGTGTGTGCAGGCGCTGATCCGGGCCGGGGTGTCCCGCGTGGTGATCGCGGTCGAGGACCCCAACCCGCTGGCCGCCGGTGGCGAGCAGACGCTGCGCGACGCGGGCGTCGAGGTGATCATCGGGGTGCGCCGGGCCGAGGCGGAGCAGGGCAACATCGCCTGGCTGACCTCCGTACGCCGGGGGCGGCCGTACGTGATCTGGAAGACCGCCTCGACCCTGGACGGCCGGGCCGCCGCCTCCGACGGCACCAGCATGTGGATCACGTCCGAGGCGGCCCGGATGGACGTGCACCGGCTGCGCGGCACCGTCGACGCGATCATGGTCGGCGTCGGCACCGTGCTCGCCGACGACCCCCGGCTCACCACCCGTGACCTGCGCACCGGCAGCCTGGCCATCCGGCAGCCGCTGCGCGTCGTGATCGACTCCGACGGGCAGACCCCTGCCGAGGCCCGCGTCCGGGACGGGGCCGCGCCGACCCTCATCGCCACCTCCGCGCTGCTCGGCAGCGACGAGACCGGCCGGGTGGATTTGAAGGCCGTGCTCAGCGAGCTGCACCACCGGGGCATCCGCAGCGTGCTGTTGGAGGGCGGCCCACGCCTGGCCGGTGCCTTCCTGGGGGCGGGTCTGGTCGATCTGATCGTCTCGTACATCGCGCCCAAGCTCCTGGGTGACGGCCCGGCGGCACTCGTCGGAGCCGGGGTGACAACCATCACCGACGCCATCGATCTGGAAGTGTTAGATGTTGACCGGATCGGGCCGGATCTGCGCCTGACCGCACGGCCGCGCGCGAGCGCGGACAGCGGCAACCTGTGACCGGAGCCGGGCGCTTCCCACGCGGCCGGCGCACGAGGAGGAACGAGTGTTCACCGGCATCGTGGAAGAGCTCGGCGAGGTCGTGCGCGTCGACTGGCAGGGCGACGGCGCGGTGGTCACCGTGCGGGGGCCGCTGGTGGTCTCGGACGCCAATCACGGCGACTCCATCGCGGTCAACGGCGTCTGCCTGACCGTGATCGAGACCGAGGGCGACACCTTCCGGACCGAGGTCATGAAGGAGACCTTCGACCGCAGCTCGCTCGGCTCGCTGGCCCCCGGCGAGCGGGTGAACCTGGAGCGCGCGGTCACCGCCGCGACCCGGCTGGGCGGCCACATCGTGCAGGGCCACGTGGACGGCGTGGGCACGGTCACCTCGAAGCAGCCCGGCGGCGGCTGGGAGGATGTCCGGATCTCCCTCCCGGCGGGCCTGTCCCGGTACATCGTGGAGAAGGGCTCGATCACCGTCGACGGCATCTCGCTGACCGTGGTCGCGGTCGACGACGAGTCCTTCACGGTGAGCCTGATCCCGACCACCCTGGAGCTCACCACGCTCGGCCGCAAGGAGCCGGGCGCCCTGGTGAACCTGGAGGTCGACGTGATCGCCAAGTACGTCGAGAAGCTGGTCGCGGCGCAGCGGGGAGCGAACTGATGACCCTGAACACCATCGAGGACGCCATCGCGGCGATCAAGGCCGGCAAGCCGGTCGTCGTGGTCGACGACGAGGACCGCGAGAACGAGGGCGACCTCATCTTCGCCGCCGAGCTGGCCAGCCAGGAGCTGGTCGCGTTCACCGTGCGATACACCTCGGGCTACATCTGCGTGGCGATCACCGAGGACGAGGCGGACCGGCTGGAGCTGCCGCCCATGTACTACACCAACCAGGACCGGCGCGGCACCGCGTACTGCGTGACCGTCGACGCCCGCGAAGGGGTGTCCACCGGCATCTCCGCCGCCGACCGGGCCCGCACCCTGCGCCTGCTCGGCGACGCGCACACCAAGCCCACCGACCTGGCCCGGCCCGGTCACGTGGTGCCGCTGCGGGCCAAGTCCGGCGGCGTGCTGCGCCGTCCCGGCCATACCGAGGCCGCCGTGGACCTGGCCGTGCTGGCCGGGCTGCGCCCCGCCGGGGCGCTGTGCGAGATGGTCAACGACGACGGCACCATGATGCGCCTGCCCGACCTGCAGCGCTTCTGCGCCGAGCACGAGCTGGTGCTGGTCAGCATCGCCGACCTGATCGCCTACCGGCGGCGCACCGAGCAGCTGGTGACCCGGGTCGCCGAGGCCCGCCTGCCCACCGAGTTCGGCGAGTTCACCGCGGTCGGCTACCACGCCACGCACGACAACGCCGAGCACATCGCGATGGTGTACGGCGAGATCGGCGACGGCCAGGAGGTGCTGGTCCGGGTGCACTCGGAGTGCCTGACCGGCGACGTGTTCGGCTCGGTGCGCTGCGACTGCGGCCCGCAGCTGCACGCGGCGCTGCGCCGGGTGGCCGAGGAGGGCCGGGGCGTGGTGCTCTACGTGCGCGGTCACGAGGGCCGCGGCATCGGCCTGCTGCACAAGCTCCAGGCGTACCAGCTGCAGGACGGCGGCCGGGACACCGTCGACGCGAACCTCGACCTCGGCCTGCCCGCCGACGCCCGCGACTACGGCACCGGCGCGCAGATCCTCTACGACCTCGGCGTGCGCACCATGCGCCTGCTCACCAACAACCCGGCCAAGCGCGCCGGGCTGGAGGGGTACGGCCTGAAGGTGGTCGGCCGCGAGGCGCTGCCGATCCGCCCGCACCCGGAGAACCTGCGCTACCTGCGCACCAAGCGCGACCGGATGGGTCACGAGCTGGACCTGTCCGAGCTGGACGACCTGGAAGGGCTGAGCTGATGGCCGGTCACGGCGCCCCCGAACTGACCACCGTGGACGCGTCCGGGCTGAGCCTGGGCATCGTCGCCACCCGCTGGCACGCCGACCTGGTCGAGCAGATGCTGGACCGGGCGCAGGCCGCCGCGAAGGCCTGCGGCGTCACCGACGTGCAGGTCGCGCACGTGGCCGGCTCGGTCGAGCTGCCCGTGGTGGCGCAGGCGCTGGCCCGCCGGCACGACGCGGTCGTGGCGCTGGGCGTGGTCATCCGCGGCGACACCGCCCACTTCGACTACGTGTGCAAGTCGGTGACCGAGGGCCTGACCCGGGTGGCGCTGGACGAGGGCACCCCCGTCGCCCAGGGCGTGCTCACGGTGAACACCGTCGAGCAGGCCCGGGACCGGGCCGGGCTGCCCGACTCCGGCGAGGACAAGGGCTGGGCCAGCGTCTACGCCGCGCTCGACGCCGCCGTCACGCTGCGCTCGCTCGGCTGACACCGCGGACCCGGGGCGGTGACAAGTTTCGGCGTGAGCTGATCGGCCGGTGGTGACCTTCCCCAGGTGGACGTACACCTGAGGTATGTCTGCGCTGAGGCTCCGCGTGCTGGTCCCGCTCGCGCTCGTCGCGTTGTCGGCCGCCTGCACCCCCACCACACCCTCACCGGACCCCACGGGGTCAGCGGCGCCGTCGGCCTCGACGGCACCGGCCACCACGGCGCCCGGCGCCACCACCGAGCCGGGCGGCCCGACCGCCGGGGCGTCCGGCGCCCTGGCGATCTACTACCTGACCGAGGACCACCGCGGCGATCCCAAACTCGTGCGCGAGTTCCACAAGCTGCCGGTCGGCGACGGCTCGCCCGCGGCGCGCACCCGGGCCGCGGTCACCGAGATGCTCGACGGGCGCACCGCCTACGACCCGGACTACGTGAGCCTGTGGCCCGCGAGCGCCCGGGTGCGCGGGGTCAGCGTCAGCGGGGACACGGTCACCGTCGACCTGTCCGGCGCCGCCGTCAACGGCGAGGCGGGCTCGTTCGGCGCGCACCAGGCCGTGCAGCAGCTGGTCTGGACCGCGACGGCGGCCAGCGGCAAGCCCGCGGTGCGCATCCACCTGGACGGGCGGCAGGCCGACGAACTCTGGGGCCACGTCGACACCCGTGATCCGCAGCGGCGCGCCCCGGCGGTGGACGTGCTGCTGCCGGTGTGGCTGATCGACCCGCAGCACGGCGCGACCGTGCCGCGCGACTTCACGCTGCACGTGGCGGGCATGGTCTTCGAGGCCACCATGAACTACGAGATCCGCAAGGGCACGACCGTGGTGAAGGAGGGCTTCATCACCCTGTCGGCGGGCGGCCCGGCCCAGGGCGAGGCGAAGGTGCCGATGTCCCTGGCCCCGGGCACGTACGTGATCGAGGTGTTCGACATCTCCGAGAACGACGGCTCCCGGATGTTCAAGGACAACCACACGGTCACCGTGAAGTGACCGCCGGCCGCTGAGCGGAGCCTGCCACGCGGTGCCGTGGCAGGCTCGGCTCAGTCCTGCGGGACGGTGAGGACGATCTTGCCGGTGGTGCGGCCGGTCTCGCCCAGCTCGTGGGCCCGGTCCGCCTCGGCCAGCGGGAACGTCGCGGCCACCAGCGGGCGCAGCAGGCCGGCCTCGACCAGCGCGGCGATCTGCTCCAAGCCGGTGTGGTCCGGCTCGACCAGCATGCCCGTCCCGCGTACCCCGAGCGCCGCCGCCTTGGCCGCCGTCTCCGCCGCGCTGCCCGCGTTGAGGATGCCGACCAGGATGCCGCCGGGCCGCAGGGTGCGCAGCGAGCGGTCCTCGTAGTCGCCGCCGACGGTGTCGAGCACCACGTCCACGTCCTTGACCACCTGCGCGAAGTCGACCGCCGTGTAGTCGACCGGCTCGTCCACGCCCAGCTCGCGCAGCAGGCCGTGCTTCTCGGCGCGGGCGGTGCCGATGACGTACGCCCCGCGCGCCTTGGCGATCTGCACCGCCAGGTGCCCGACGCCGCCCGCCGCGGCGTGTACCAGCACCCGCTGCCCCTCGGTGACCCGCGCCGTGTCCACCAGCGCCTGCCAGGCGGTCAGCGCGGCCAGCGGCAGCGCGGCGGCGTGCACGTGGTCCAGCCCGGCGGGCTTGCGCGCGAGCTGCCGGGACGGTGACGTCACGTACTGCGCGTACGCGCCCGCCGCCATCGGGAAGCGGGGCATGCCGAACACCTCGTCGCCCACCGCGAACCGGGTCACCCCGGGGCCGATCGCCGCGACCTCGCCCGACACGTCCCAGCCCACCGTGAACGGCGGGTCGCCGAACGTGCCACCGCGCCGGCGCACCTTCCAGTCCACCGGGTTCACCCCGGCCGCGTGCACCCGCACCAGCACCTCCGTCGGGCCGGGGGAGGGGCGGGGGACCTCGGCCACGTGGAGCACCTCGGGCCCGCCGAGGCTGTCCTGGCGTACGGCCAGCATGTGTTCGCTCATCCCTCCATGCTCCTCGCCGCCGCGTCGTCCCAGCATGTGCCGCGCGGGCCGGGCGGTCGGGGCGGTCCGGGACCGATCGGGCAGAATGACCGGCGTGAAGACGTTCGAGGAGCTGTTCGAGGAGCTGCAGGCCAAGGTGGCCGCTGGTGACCCGACCTCCGGCACGGTCAAGGCGGTCTCCGCAGGCGTGCACGCGGTCGGCAAGAAGGTGGTCGAGGAGGCCGCCGAGTCGTGGATGGCCGCCGAGCATGAGGGCCCGGACCGCGCCGCCGAGGAGATCTCCCAGCTCCTCTACCAGACCCAGGTCCTGATGCTCGCCGCCAACCTCACCCTCAAGGACGTCTACCGACATCTGTGATCCCGCGCCCGCCCTTTGTCGGGTTGATCATGAACTTATGGACGTGTTCGACGGTGTGTCGTGTCCATAACTTCATGATCAACATTGGTTGATCACAGAGACGAGTCGAAGAGAACATGCTGCGTATTGCCGTGCCCAACAAGGGCACCCTGTCCAAGCCCGCCTCCGACATGCTGCGGGAGGCGGGGTATCGCCAGCGCGGGGACGACCGTGACCTGGTCTGCATGGACGCCGACAACGACGTCGAGTTCTTCTATCTGCGGCCGCGGGACATCGCGGTGTACGTGGGCTCCGGCGACCTCGACCTCGGGATCACCGGGCAGGATCTGCTGGTGGACTCCGGGGCGCCGGTGACCGAGCTGCTGCCGCTGGGATTCGCGCCGGCCACGTTCCGGTTCGCCGCCCCGCCGGAGACGGTGCGGGACATCCCCGACCTGGCCGGGCGGCGCGTCGCCACGGCGTACCCCGGCGTGGTCGAGCGCTTCCTGATCGAGCACGAGATCAAGGCCGACGTGGTCAAGCTCGACGGCGCCGTGGAGAACGCGGTGCGGCTCGGGGTGGCCGACGTCATCGCCGACGTGGTCGCCACCGGCGGCACGCTGCGGCAGGCCGGGCTGGTGCCGATCGGGGAGCCGATCCTGGTCTCCGAGGCGGTGCTGGTCGGCCGGCCCGAGGGCGAGCGCAACGGCGCCGTGGCCCAGCTGCTGCGCCGCCTGCAGGGTGTGCTGGTGGCCCGCCGCTACGTGATGCTGGCCTACGACGTACGCGCCGACCGGCTGGAGAGCGCGGTCGCGCTGACCCCCGGCATCGAGTCGCCGACGGTGTCCCCGCTGCACCGCGAGGGCTGGGTCGCCGTGCAGGCGATGGTCCAGCGCACCGACGTGCACCGGATCATGGACGAGCTGTACGACCTCGGCGCCCGCGCCATCCTGGTCACCGACATCCACGCCTGCCGCCTGTAACCCCGCACCGGAGCGGCTGCTCCACCTCCCGGCCGGGCCACGGGTGACGTGGTCCGGCCGGTTCCGTCCGGGCAACGGTGTGTGACGCGCCTCGGCGGCGGTGGCGGTGGAGGCCGTCACCGCCGCCCGTGGCAGACTCGTCGGCGTGAGCAGCGAGGGACAGCGCGTCAGTTTCCGGCCCCTGCGTACGCGGCGGGTGTGCATCGGCGCCGCGGTGGCGGTGGTGGTGCTGTTCGCGGTGATCGGCACCGCGCTGACCGAGGTCGGCGAGGGCGTGTTCCGCAAGGGCGACCAGTTCGCCATGATCGCGCTCGGGGTGGTGTTCGCGCTGGGCATCATGGCGGTGGCCCGGCCCCGCGTGGAGGCCGACGCCGCGGGCATCCGGGTCCGCAACATCATCGGTGGGTACGAGCTGCCGTGGGGCGCTGTGCGCAAGATCGCATTCGAGCGCAACCAGCCGTGGCTGAGCTTGGAGCTGGAGAACGACGACACCGTGTCGGTGCTCGCCGTGCAGGCAGTGGACCGGGCGCACGCGGTCGCCGCGGTGCAGTCGCTGCGGTCGCTGCACGCCGCCGCCCGTGCCGCGGAACCGGTGGCCTGAGCACATACCCTCCCGCCCTGCCGGGCGCAAGCAGGGGTTGTGGTAATCTTTTCGAGTCGACCTTTCCGACACCCGTGAACGCGCCCTGTGTGCGGTCCGGCGGAGTCGGAGGCAAGCGGAGCGCCTGCTCCCACCCGATCGCCCTGAGCGAGCCGGGTCCGGTCACCTGGTGAAGGACTTTCCCGTCCTCCATTCGGGTCGTGCACTTGGCGTGCACCCAGACCGGTCGAGCGGGCCCAGGCTGTCGCC
The Catellatospora sp. IY07-71 DNA segment above includes these coding regions:
- the ribH gene encoding 6,7-dimethyl-8-ribityllumazine synthase, whose protein sequence is MAGHGAPELTTVDASGLSLGIVATRWHADLVEQMLDRAQAAAKACGVTDVQVAHVAGSVELPVVAQALARRHDAVVALGVVIRGDTAHFDYVCKSVTEGLTRVALDEGTPVAQGVLTVNTVEQARDRAGLPDSGEDKGWASVYAALDAAVTLRSLG
- a CDS encoding PH domain-containing protein produces the protein MSSEGQRVSFRPLRTRRVCIGAAVAVVVLFAVIGTALTEVGEGVFRKGDQFAMIALGVVFALGIMAVARPRVEADAAGIRVRNIIGGYELPWGAVRKIAFERNQPWLSLELENDDTVSVLAVQAVDRAHAVAAVQSLRSLHAAARAAEPVA
- a CDS encoding NADP-dependent oxidoreductase, coding for MSEHMLAVRQDSLGGPEVLHVAEVPRPSPGPTEVLVRVHAAGVNPVDWKVRRRGGTFGDPPFTVGWDVSGEVAAIGPGVTRFAVGDEVFGMPRFPMAAGAYAQYVTSPSRQLARKPAGLDHVHAAALPLAALTAWQALVDTARVTEGQRVLVHAAAGGVGHLAVQIAKARGAYVIGTARAEKHGLLRELGVDEPVDYTAVDFAQVVKDVDVVLDTVGGDYEDRSLRTLRPGGILVGILNAGSAAETAAKAAALGVRGTGMLVEPDHTGLEQIAALVEAGLLRPLVAATFPLAEADRAHELGETGRTTGKIVLTVPQD
- a CDS encoding phosphoribosyl-ATP diphosphatase; its protein translation is MTGVKTFEELFEELQAKVAAGDPTSGTVKAVSAGVHAVGKKVVEEAAESWMAAEHEGPDRAAEEISQLLYQTQVLMLAANLTLKDVYRHL
- the ribD gene encoding bifunctional diaminohydroxyphosphoribosylaminopyrimidine deaminase/5-amino-6-(5-phosphoribosylamino)uracil reductase RibD — protein: MGQQPAVSPAEDKAMARAIELAARGLGTTSPNPVVGCVLLDAAGQVVGEGFHVYAGGPHAEIVALAQAGEKARGGTAVVTLEPCNHTGRTGPCVQALIRAGVSRVVIAVEDPNPLAAGGEQTLRDAGVEVIIGVRRAEAEQGNIAWLTSVRRGRPYVIWKTASTLDGRAAASDGTSMWITSEAARMDVHRLRGTVDAIMVGVGTVLADDPRLTTRDLRTGSLAIRQPLRVVIDSDGQTPAEARVRDGAAPTLIATSALLGSDETGRVDLKAVLSELHHRGIRSVLLEGGPRLAGAFLGAGLVDLIVSYIAPKLLGDGPAALVGAGVTTITDAIDLEVLDVDRIGPDLRLTARPRASADSGNL
- a CDS encoding response regulator, coding for MEPQAAGHAEVILVVDDDPDIVRVVEVNLRLHGFDVMSAHSGAEALALLEHQRPDLALVDLMMPEMDGLELTRRLRADPMVTALPIIVLTAKALTSDKVAGLAAGADDYIVKPFDTSELIARVRATLRRNQEAREVSPLTGLAGNTRILREIADRLKAGDDYAVCYVDIDRFKSVNDVYGFGRGDLFISALARAMRRATVAAGLPPAFLGHVGGDDFVVVCHPSQLQEITTRAIYDFQKATDALYDPVDSARGYMEVVDRRGKVHEVNMVTLSIGVALSTSRAFGHPSEVVAVASEMKSAAKKHHGNYVAIDQRSDRPSLPQQRVTESDTAAEAPPPA
- the hisG gene encoding ATP phosphoribosyltransferase; amino-acid sequence: MLRIAVPNKGTLSKPASDMLREAGYRQRGDDRDLVCMDADNDVEFFYLRPRDIAVYVGSGDLDLGITGQDLLVDSGAPVTELLPLGFAPATFRFAAPPETVRDIPDLAGRRVATAYPGVVERFLIEHEIKADVVKLDGAVENAVRLGVADVIADVVATGGTLRQAGLVPIGEPILVSEAVLVGRPEGERNGAVAQLLRRLQGVLVARRYVMLAYDVRADRLESAVALTPGIESPTVSPLHREGWVAVQAMVQRTDVHRIMDELYDLGARAILVTDIHACRL
- a CDS encoding bifunctional 3,4-dihydroxy-2-butanone-4-phosphate synthase/GTP cyclohydrolase II; this translates as MMTLNTIEDAIAAIKAGKPVVVVDDEDRENEGDLIFAAELASQELVAFTVRYTSGYICVAITEDEADRLELPPMYYTNQDRRGTAYCVTVDAREGVSTGISAADRARTLRLLGDAHTKPTDLARPGHVVPLRAKSGGVLRRPGHTEAAVDLAVLAGLRPAGALCEMVNDDGTMMRLPDLQRFCAEHELVLVSIADLIAYRRRTEQLVTRVAEARLPTEFGEFTAVGYHATHDNAEHIAMVYGEIGDGQEVLVRVHSECLTGDVFGSVRCDCGPQLHAALRRVAEEGRGVVLYVRGHEGRGIGLLHKLQAYQLQDGGRDTVDANLDLGLPADARDYGTGAQILYDLGVRTMRLLTNNPAKRAGLEGYGLKVVGREALPIRPHPENLRYLRTKRDRMGHELDLSELDDLEGLS
- a CDS encoding GerMN domain-containing protein, which translates into the protein MSALRLRVLVPLALVALSAACTPTTPSPDPTGSAAPSASTAPATTAPGATTEPGGPTAGASGALAIYYLTEDHRGDPKLVREFHKLPVGDGSPAARTRAAVTEMLDGRTAYDPDYVSLWPASARVRGVSVSGDTVTVDLSGAAVNGEAGSFGAHQAVQQLVWTATAASGKPAVRIHLDGRQADELWGHVDTRDPQRRAPAVDVLLPVWLIDPQHGATVPRDFTLHVAGMVFEATMNYEIRKGTTVVKEGFITLSAGGPAQGEAKVPMSLAPGTYVIEVFDISENDGSRMFKDNHTVTVK
- a CDS encoding riboflavin synthase is translated as MFTGIVEELGEVVRVDWQGDGAVVTVRGPLVVSDANHGDSIAVNGVCLTVIETEGDTFRTEVMKETFDRSSLGSLAPGERVNLERAVTAATRLGGHIVQGHVDGVGTVTSKQPGGGWEDVRISLPAGLSRYIVEKGSITVDGISLTVVAVDDESFTVSLIPTTLELTTLGRKEPGALVNLEVDVIAKYVEKLVAAQRGAN
- the rpe gene encoding ribulose-phosphate 3-epimerase, giving the protein MTADLIIAPSILAADFARLAEEARAVRGAADWLHVDVMDNHFVPNLTIGPPVVESLRRATDIPFDCHLMIEDPVRWAPAYAELGAYNVTFHAEACDDPVALAKDLRAAGTKAGLAIDRDTPIEPYLELLPHFDTLLVMTIKAGFGGQAFMPELLDKVRLARRHANAGHLDIRIEVDGGIADATIEQAALAGADAFVAGTAVYGAHDPAEACRKLRALAEAALVRQATSDSGGTTV